A region from the Lytechinus variegatus isolate NC3 chromosome 6, Lvar_3.0, whole genome shotgun sequence genome encodes:
- the LOC121416852 gene encoding uncharacterized protein LOC121416852, translating to MEGSIDEEVTFKVNSKPEDSAKMHSDFMNRDDIRPEDSVSQRGSSSTTSASWRLRARARRAALEAEVMALQEQQELELEEIKLKQRKAELLLKMKLKVAEAEEAVYKGTQSDVKVKGKTDPLEQDKTEEPCKLEPSKGNPTMPVKTKITPTCDNSSTNESDKMMGKMHSDIFQHLQQGQKQHQQLLEAITISSANIMSFDGNPLNFYEFMRSFDSVIGSSSLDNNTKLLKLYHLCSGAAKDIIHCCLMMHPDVGYLHARTLLTDRFGNAFKICDAWIKKITEGPVIQNDSKQLRDFADQLKTC from the coding sequence ATGGAGGGCAGCATAGATGAAGAAGTCACCTTTAAGGTCAATAGTAAGCCGGAGGATTCTGCAAAGATGCATAGTGACTTTATGAACAGAGATGACATCAGGCCCGAAGACTCTGTGAGTCAGAGGGGTAGTAGCAGTACCACGTCAGCTAGTTGGAGGCTTCGAGCAAGGGCTAGGAGAGCTGCCTTAGAAGCGGAAGTTATGGCTCTTCAAGAACAACAAGAGCTTGAGCTTGAGGAAATCAAGTTAAAACAAAGGAAAGCTGAACTtcttcttaaaatgaaattgaaggtAGCAGAGGCAGAAGAAGCTGTTTATAAAGGTACACAGTCAGATGTCAAGGTCAAAGGGAAGACTGATCCTTTAGAACAGGACAAGACTGAAGAACCTTGTAAGCTTGAACCTTCCAAGGGTAATCCAACAATGCCGGTTAAGACAAAAATTACACCAACATGTGACAACTCTTCAACCAATGAAAGCGATAAGATGATGGGTAAGATGCATTCAGACATTTTCCAACACTTACAGCAAGGACAGAAGCAACATCAGCAGCTGTTGGAAGCTATCACCATTTCCAGTGCCAACATTATGTCCTTTGATGGCAACCCTCtaaatttttatgaattcatgCGGTCGTTTGACAGCGTTATTGGAAGTTCTTCATTGGACAATAACACCAAGCTACTCAAGTTATATCATCTTTGTAGTGGAGCTGCCAAAGACATCATCCATTGCTGTCTAATGATGCATCCTGATGTTGGATACTTACATGCAAGAACGCTACTGACTGATCGTTTTGGAAACGCCTTCAAGATCTGTGATGCCTGGATCAAGAAGATCACAGAAGGACCAGTCATACAAAATGATTCAAAACAACTGAGGGATTTCGCTGATCAGCTTAAGACCTGTTGA